Proteins encoded in a region of the Anopheles aquasalis chromosome 2, idAnoAquaMG_Q_19, whole genome shotgun sequence genome:
- the LOC126572743 gene encoding NADH dehydrogenase [ubiquinone] 1 alpha subcomplex assembly factor 3 — translation MNFLYGIGRIAQQSLRRHICTARTLRSTYESDGKTSVTILNKEADAGLMINSYSQYGFRLNNDMVVLGPMALFSRTVLSWNVESHEDINDASLSLFCAIEPKIDVLVVGIGDQTITPAFSRKIIDFMKRYKINVEVLGTEQACATFNFLNAENRVVAAALIPPITMRLTEDDLMQRQISISKTFEVSDK, via the exons atgaatttcctgTATGGAATTGGCAGAATTGCACAGCAATCATTGCGACGACACATTTG CACCGCCCGTACACTCCGGTCAACGTACGAGAGCGATGGGAAAACGTCGGTCACCATTCTGAACAAGGAGGCCGACGCCGGGTTAATGATAAACTCGTATAGCCAATACGGATTCCGCCTGAACAACGATATGGTCGTGCTCGGTCCGATGGCTCTCTTCTCGCGCACCGTACTCTCGTGGAACGTGGAAAGCCACGAGGACATCAACGACGCATCCCTCAGCCTTTTCTGTGCCATCGAACCAAAGATCGATGTGCTCGTCGTTGGTATCGGCGATCAAACGATTACGCCCGCGTTCTCGCGCAAAATCATTGATTTCATGAAACGGTACAAGATCAATGTGGAAGTCCTGGGAACGGAGCAGGCCTGTGCGACGTTCAATTTCCTCAACGCCGAAAATCGCGTTGTCGCGGCCGCTTTGATACCACCGATCACCATGCGGCTAACCGAGGACGACCTGATGCAACGGCAGATATCTATAAGCAAAACGTTCGAGGTTTCCGACAAATAA
- the LOC126572742 gene encoding PHAF1 protein CG7083 — MLDLEVIPERSLGSTTENWEFILGMHFSQAVAIIQSQVGIIKGVQVLYSDTNPLTVDIVINLPQDGIRLIFDPVQQRLKTIEVFNMKLVKLKYCSLPFNSPEVVPSIEEIEHSFGATHPGVYDAAKQLFALHFRGLSFYFPVDSKLQPGYAHGLGSLHFPSGASPVVSKMAIYSGVSVMDSRPPPLPLSCYHQQLYLEAATVLRNAHGTQGLRLQLYTEGSLRALEPRKQCLTREIMFGDSCQDVASSLGAPSRVFFKSEDKMKIHSPSAHRRVQSKRSDFFFNYFTLGIDVLFDARTHKAKKIILHTNYPGHYNFNMYHRCEFHMQLAADKVTEDAPLDAPVTITAYSKWDTIVTRLAPAERPVVLHRAGSTNTANVFGSTFSYGYQDIIFEVMPNNYIASVTFYHPPAPFHATDWNATSSGGISTSSGSTVSSSSSTSNRNVTLLQEANKPSSNIRITA, encoded by the exons ATGCTCGATCTCGAAGTGATTCCAGAGCGTTCACTCGGTTCGACCACCGAGAACTGGGAATTTATCCTCG GAATGCATTTCTCGCAAGCTGTGGCCATCATACAATCTCAAGTAGGAATTATCAAGGGAGTGCAGGTGCTTTACTCCGATACG AATCCCCTCACCGTCGACATAGTCATCAATCTGCCACAGGATGGGATCCGCCTAATCTTCGACCCGGTGCAGCAGCGACTGAAGACAATCGAGGTGTTCAACATGAAGCTAGTGAAGCTAAAGTACTGCTCGCTGCCCTTCAACTCGCCCGAAGTCGTGCCTTCGATTGAGGAAATTGAACACTCGTTTGGCGCCACACACCCGGGAGTTTACGATGCGGCCAAGCAACTGTTCGCGCTTCACTTCCGCGGTCTCAGTTTCTATTTCCCCGTCGACAGTAAGCTGCAGCCGGGCTACGCACACGGACTTGGCTCGCTGCACTTCCCGAGCGGTGCTTCGCCGGTCGTATCGAAGATGGCCATCTACTCCGGCGTCAGTGTAATGGATAGTCGCCCTCCGCCACTTCCACTGTCCTGCTACCATCAGCAGCTCTACCTAGAAGCGGCCACTGTCCTGCGGAATGCACACGGAACCCAGGGCCTTCGGTTGCAGCTGTACACCGAAGGCTCGCTGCGGGCGCTCGAACCACGAAAGCAATGCCTAACGCGTGAAATCATGTTCGGCGACAGCTGCCAGGACGTAGCGAGTAGCTTGGGCGCTCCGTCTAG GGTGTTTTTCAAAAGTGaagacaaaatgaaaattcactCACCAAGCGCCCACCGTCGAGTGCAGTCGAAGCGAAGTGACTTCTTCTTCAACTACTTTACGCTCGGCATTGACGTGCTGTTCGATGCGCGTACGcacaaagcgaagaaaatcaTCCTTCACACCAACTACCCTGGCCACTACAACTTCAATATGTACCATCGGTGCGAGTTTCATATGCAGCTTGCGGCGGACAA AGTAACCGAAGATGCACCGTTGGATGCACCCGTGACGATAACGGCGTACTCCAAGTGGGACACGATCGTGACAAGGTTGGCCCCGGCTGAGCGGCCGGTCGTACTGCATCGTGCCGGATCCACCAACACTGCCAACGTGTTCGGTTCAACGTTCAGCTACGGCTACCAGGACATCATATTCGAAGTGATGCCCAACAATTACATTGCCTCGGTTACGTTTTATCATCCACCGGCTCCCTTCCACGCAACCGACTGGAACGCCACTAGTTCGGGCGGCATTAGCACTAGCAGTGGTAGCACGgtgagcagtagcagtagcaccagcaatcGGAATGTTACGCTACTGCAGGAAGCCAACAAGCCGAGTAGCAACATCCGCATCACGGCATGA
- the LOC126581642 gene encoding ubiquitin carboxyl-terminal hydrolase 20: MKCNHLHNVSQLSLAELCKLKKDEPCTDCDTNGPNLWICLQKGCLHIGCSEQYKDHSTIHFQSNRSHCIHMNLSSQRVWCYLCESELFLAKHQQQQQQQQQQQQNYHYRRTSVISNESSDTSRYSSSVNTDKLIVHADKLVTAAAAAAAAAVPYSATADSCDSSGDEDDFERHDKWNGLVGLQNLANTCYMNAALQALSNTPPLTGFFLDCGSILETDLLGSGSGNAGGARPGLAKHYHKLIREMWCKNRRYVVPGGILCGIRIVHPMFRGYQQHDTQEFLRCFMDQLHEELKETTSPPPPDVLTFNRSDDDGDDASDGRASPYSSASASQSEGEYETCDSGVSESSSLSDDHQLPALPSGAHKMNHLRLRTLSSRSVSPPAANQRSIASESRNGASRQLSPVGSSRSNTSSVSTPSIAGSEPGVGPGSSNGPGGGDPTDGGSTNQPKEKPQQRSIISDIFDGKLLSSVQCLTCDRVSTREETFQDLSLPIPGKDHLTVLHQSQSMSGSPSAGGTGIPGAPASSNSSVGSSGASGTGGSGITCSDAVYPVVGDGASWFWWLWNSTLWHWVRSWFWGPAVTLHDCMAAFFSADELKGDNMYSCERCKKLRNGVKYSRVLALPEMLCVHLKRFRHDLSYSSKISSAVHFPLYGLDMRPYLHKDCRSEVTSYDLCAVICHHGTVGGGHYTSFAKHEPTGKWFEFDDQLVTQVTPEYVQSCEAYVLFYRKNNTKMALVRAQASHLLTMQEQASDIRFYVSRNWLHRFNTFAEPGPIDNWTLLCPHGAFPPNKASHFSKLVVPFPQALWDFLYKKFGGGPVCNHIFPCHICKKAAETLSRRQRYELETFTAYNDEYHFNETPKTIYAISMAWFRQWQLFARGLTTDDPGPINNRSIAIPGDTSVPLRNVQPLSDYAQINANLWHFFHGIYGGGPEIVLKGNPVPPPTPHPISATVGDTKQKVIPKEDRPADVEDNGGQQEAVQEEVEDGQKPQLLADVVPATISEGSSHVHRDPVVEMIITEPTSNGTGTLHATTLANVTRPQKSVSFEDNEGYRDKGSSDDEDGVVEENVSERDTIPLPEVQPPLAITSYVAKRKAHSSSRGSRKSSTDGVNKGGDAASGVGSKHRKQHHGHAASGNKQSDTSTVPMSNGIDAGPSSATALDHLEIGSKKDRRHKGSMMKANGFFGPEGKYQSSSVDYTTGALASTDSTTLSADSNGLPRTETFSHYPVSSGTNGRLATSASGMATSRSVPVFNAQHSESIETHLDQPAMDNGEQPGSSALSDEDTRQAGGSNTSQTPSHDSSGGMDELVAGKAGSGMSFGRRKLKMKYMKKLAARAGAGSSRASRNNAGSNIDGKRGGDVEVGSGLPLNGVTERERSDGVK; this comes from the exons ATGAAGTGCAATCACCTGCACAACGTCTCCCAGCTCTCGCTGGCGGAGCTGTGTAAGCTCAAGAAG gacGAACCGTGTACAGACTGTGACACCAATGGACCGAACCTATGGATCTGTTTGCAGAAAGGATGCCTACACATCGGGTGCTCGGAGCAGTACAAGGATCACAGTACCATTCACTTCCAGTCCAACCGCTCTCACTGCATTCACATGAATCTTTCCTCACAACGCGTCTGGTGCTATCTATGCGAATCGGAACTGTTTCTTGCtaagcatcaacagcagcagcaacagcagcaacaacaacaacagaactaTCACTACAGGCGAACATCGGTCATTAGTAACGAGTCTAGCGACACCAGCCGCTACTCGTCGTCCGTCAACACGGACAAGCTGATCGTGCACGCGGACAAACTGGtgacggcggcagcagcggcagcggccgctgcagtACCCTACAGTGCTACGGCGGATTCCTGTGATAGTAGCGGAGATGAGGATGATTTCGAGCGGCACGACAAATGGAATGGTCTGGTGGGTCTCCAAAATCTCGCCAACACGTGCTATATGAATGCCGCTCTGCAAGCACTGAGCAACACTCCGCCATTGACGGGCTTTTTCCTCGACTGTGGATCGATCCTGGAGACGGATCTTCTCGGTAGCGGTAGCGGCAATGCGGGTGGAGCTAGGCCAGGACTCGCCAAACACTACCATAAGCTGATCCGTGAGATGTGGTGTAAAAACCGGCGATACGTAGTGCCCGGTGGCATCCTGTGTGGCATTCGTATCGTGCATCCAATGTTCCGGGGCTATCAACAGCACGATACGCAAGAATTTTTGCGCTGTTTCATGGACCAGTTGCATGAAGAACTAAAGGAGACGAcctctccaccacctcccgaTGTGCTGACGTTTAACCGGtcggatgacgatggcgacgatgcgTCCGATGGCCGAGCGTCACCCTATTCGTCAGCTTCAGCATCGCAATCGGAGGGCGAATACGAAACGTGCGATAGTGGCGTGTCAGAGAGTTCCAGTCTTTCGGATGATCATCAATTGCCCGCTCTTCCCTCAGGTGCGCACAAGATGAACCATTTGCGACTTCGTACCCTATCCTCCCGCTCGGTCAGTCCACCGGCAGCCAACCAAAGAAGCATAGCGAGTGAATCGCGTAACGGAGCGTCCCGGCAGCTATCACCTGTCGGCAGTAGTCGATCGAATACGAGCAGCGTTTCTACGCCCTCCATCGCTGGGTCTGAGCCAGGTGTTGGTCCTGGTAGTTCCAAtggccctggtggtggtgatccgaCAGACGGTGGTAGCACGAACCAACCGAAAGAGAAACCACAGCAACGGTCAATCATTAGCGACATTTTCGATGGAAAGTTGCTCTCCTCGGTGCAATGCTTGACATGCGATCGAGTCTCTACCCGCGAAGAAACGTTTCAGGACCTCTCGTTGCCTATTCCGGGAAAGGACCATCTGACAGTGCTGCACCAATCGCAAAGTATGTCCGGCTCCCCGTCGGCCGGTGGTACCGGCATTCCTGGAGCACCTGCCAGTAGCAACTCCTCGGTTGGCAGCAGTGGTGCCAGTGGTACCGGTGGTAGCGGTATTACTTGTTCCGATGCTGTCTATCCAGTCGTTGGAGATGGTGCTAGCTGGTTTTGGTGGCTGTGGAACTCAACGCTTTGGCACTGGGTTCGTTCGTGGTTCTGGGGGCCTGCCGTTACCCTTCACGACTGTATGGCGGCGTTCTTCAGCGCAGACGAGCTCAAGGGCGACAACATGTACAGCTGCGAGCGCTGTAAAAAGCTGCGTAACGGTGTCAAGTATTCGCGAGTGCTGGCCCTCCCCGAGATGCTGTGCGTTCATCTAAAGCGTTTCCGGCACGATTTATCCTACAGCTCCAAGATTTCCAGTGCGGTGCACTTCCCACTGTACGGTCTCGATATGCGGCCGTACCTACATAAAGATTGCCGATCGGAAGTAACGTCGTACGATCTGTGTGCCGTGATTTGTCATCACGgtacggtcggtggtggacacTATACCAGTTTCGCTAAGCACGAACCCACCGGGAAGTGGTTCGAGTTTGATGATCAACTCGTTACTCAAGTAACACCCGAGTACGTGCAGAGTTGCGAAGCATACGTTTTGTTTTACCGTAAAAACAACACCAAGATGGCACTGGTGCGAGCACAGGCCAGCCATTTACTCACGATGCAAGAACAGGCATCGGATATACGCTTCTATGTGTCACGTAACTGGTTGCATCG TTTCAATACGTTCGCCGAACCGGGACCGATCGATAACTGGACGTTGCTGTGTCCGCACGGTGCATTCCCGCCGAATAAGGCGTCGCATTTCTCTAAGCTCGTAGTGCCATTCCCGCAGGCGTTGTGGGACTTTCTGTACAAAAAATTTGGCGGAGGTCCTGTCTGCAATCACATTTTTCCGTGCCACATCTGCAAGAAGGCGGCCGAAACGTTGTCCCGCCGACAGCGCTACGAACTGGAAACGTTCACCGCATACAACGACGAGTATCAT TTCAACGAAACTCCGAAAACCATTTACGCCATCTCCATGGCATGGTTCCGGCAGTGGCAACTGTTTGCCCGTGGTTTAACGACTGACGATCCTGGACCGATCAACAATCGAAGCATCGCGATCCCAGGCGATACCAGTGTTCCGTTGCGCAACGTCCAACCGTTGTCGGACTATGCTCAGATTAACGCCAATCTGTGGCATTTCTTCCACGGCATCTACGGTGGCGGACCGGAGATAGTGCTGAAGGGAAATCCGGTGCCACCGCCAACACCGCATCCGATATCCGCAACTGTTGGTGATACTAAACAGAAAGTGATTCCGAAAGAG GACCGCCCGGCTGACGTGGAAGACAATGGTGGACAACAGGAAGCGGTACAGGAAGAAGTGGAAGATGGACAGAAGCCACAACTGTTGGCAGATGTGGTCCCAGCAACGATCAGCGAAGGTTCTTCACATGTGCATCGTGATCCAGTCGTTGAAATGATCATTACGGAACCTACATCGAATGGTACTGGGACGCTACATGCAACTACGTTGGCCAATGTTACACGCCCACAGAAAAGTGTATCATTTGAGGATAATGAAGGTTATAGGGATAAAGGCAGCagcgatgatgaggatggggTCGTGGAAGAGAATGTTTCGGAGCGTGACACCATACCACTACCGGAGGTACAGCCACCACTGGCCATCACAAGTTATGTAGCCAAGCGTAAAGCGCACTCATCGTCTCGAGGATCGCGCAAGAGCTCAACAGACGGTGTGAACAAAGGTGGTGATGCAGCTTCAGGAGTAGGATCTAAGCATcgaaagcagcaccacggccATGCGGCTTCCGGAAACAAGCAATCTGATACGAGCACCGTTCCAATGAGCAACGGTATCGATGCTggaccatcatcagcaacggcTTTGGACCATCTGGAAATCGGAAGCAAAAAAGATCGCCGCCACAAAGGATCGATGATGAAGGCCAATGGATTCTTCGGCCCAGAAG GCAAATATCAAAGCTCTTCAGTCGACTATACCACCGGAGCGCTAGCGTCGACTGACTCCACGACCCTGTCTGCTGACTCCAATGGGTTGCCTCGAACGGAAACCTTCTCTCACTATCCCGTCAGCAGTGGAACGAATGGTCGGTTGGCTACCAGTGCTAGCGGAATGGCGACCTCTCGGTCTGTACCCGTGTTCAATGCTCAACATTCTGAATCGATAGAAACGCACCTCGACCAACCGGCGATGGACAATGGCGAACAGCCGGGAAGTAGTGCTCTATCGGACGAGGATACACGACAGGCCGGTGGAAGTAACACCTCGCAGACACCCTCCCACGATAGTTCGGGTGGAATGGATGAGCTAGTAGCTGGTAAGGCCGGCAGCGGCATGTCTTTCGGTCGCCGTAAGCTGAAGATGAAGTACATGAAGAAACTGGCGGCAcgtgctggtgccggtagTTCTCGTGCTTCACGTAACAATGCTGGCAGCAACATCGATGGCAAGCGGGGCGGCGATGTGGAGGTAGGCAGTGGCCTGCCGTTGAACGGTGTCACTGAACGTGAGCGTAGTGATGGAGTTAAATGA